ATGGTACAATATATAATACTAATTCAATAACTATAAGGAAAAAATATAAGGGGAATGTGATGGAAAAGATTTATAAAACCGTAGCTGAAGAATTAAAAATTCCAGTGGATAAAGTTGAAAACACAATTAAACTTTTAGATGATGGAGCTACCATACCTTTTGTTGCAAGATACAGAAAAGAAGTAACAGGGAACTTAGATGAAGTACAGATAGGAGATATTTTACAAAAGGTTGAATATTTAAGAAATTTAGAAGAAAGAAAAGAAGAAGTAATAAGACTGATTGAAGAACAAGGTAAACTAACAGAAGAATTAAGAAACAGCATAATAGAAGCAAAAATTTTACAAGAAGTTGAGGATATTTATTTCCCATACAGAAAGAAAAAGAAAACAAAAGCTGATATTGCTAAGGAAAGAGGTTTAGAACCATTAGCAGAAAAATTTTATACAGTTAATAGTTTAGAAGAAATTCAAAGTTTAGCTAAAGACTTTATAACAGAAGAAGTACCAACAGTTGAAGATGCAATAGAAGGAGCTATGCTTATAATTGCACAAAATATTTCTGAAAAGGCAGAATATAGAGAAAGAATAAGAGAAATATATTTAAAATACTCAATTATAGAATCAAAAGCTAGTAAAAAAGCAACAGAATTAGATGAAAAGAAAGTCTATAATGACTATTATGAATACAGTGAAAAAGTTGAAAAAATGCCATCACATAGAATATTGGCTTTAAATAGAGGAGAAAAAGAAGACATATTAACAGTTCATTTAAGACTTGAAGATACTGATAGAGAAAGAATTGAAAATATGATTTTAAGAGAGTTCCCTAAAAATGATTTAGCTTCAACTTATAAAGAAATTATAAAAGATTCTTTGGATAGACTTATAGTTCCATCTATTGAAAGAGAAGTTAGAAATGCACTTACAGAAAGAGCGGAAATTGAGTCAATAGCAGTATTTAAAGATAATTTAAAAAATTTACTTTTACAAGCACCTTTAAAAGAAAAAAATGTCTTGGCACTTGACCCAGGGTACAGAACAGGTTGTAAAGTTGCAGTTATAGATAAATATGGATTTTATAGAGAAAACACTGTATTTTTCTTAGTTGAGGCTATGCACAATCCTAGACAAATTAAAGATGCAAGAGATAAATTTTTAAAATTGGTTAAAAAATATGATATAGATATTGTTAGTATAGGAAATGGAACTGCTTCAAGAGAAACAGAAACTTTTGTTGCAAATATAATAAAAGAAGAAAAATTAAATGTAAAATATTTGATAGTAAATGAAGCAGGAGCTTCTGTTTACTCTGCTTCAAAGATAGCAGCAGAAGAATTTCCAGATTTAGATGTAACTGTAAGAGGAGCAATTTCAATAGGTAGAAGAATACAAGACCCACTTGCAGAGCTTGTGAAGATAGACCCAAAATCTATTGGAGTTGGAATGTATCAACATGATGTAAACCAATCTAAGTTAGATGAATCTTTGGATAATGTAATAAGTCATGTGGTAAATAATGTGGGAGCCAATATTAATACTGCTTCTTGGGCTTTACTTTCTCATATTTCTGGAATTAAGAAAACTGTTGCTAAGAATATAGTTGATTACAGAAAAGAAAATGGAAATTTCAAGAATAGAAAAGAAATTTTAAAAGTTAAAGGTGTAGGACCAAAGGCTTATGAACAAATGGCAGGTTTCTTAGTTATACCAGAGGGAGAAAATATTTTAGATAACACAGTTATTCACCCTGAATCTTATGGGATAGCAGAGGCTATTTTAGGAAAAATAGGTTTTGACTTAGAAAAATATAACAATGAATTAGATGTTGCAAGAGAAAGATTAAAATCTTTTGACTATAAGAAGTTTGCAGAAGAAAATAATTTTGGTTTAGAAACAGTAAAAGATGTTTATGAGGCATTATTGAAAGATAGAAGAGACCCAAGAGATGATTTTGAAAAACCTCTTTTAAAATCGGATATTTTAAATATTGATAATTTACAAGTGGGAATGGAGCTTGAAGGAACAGTAAGAAATGTCGTTAAATTTGGGGCATTTATAGATATTGGTTTAAAAAATGATGCACTTTTACATATTTCAGAAATTTCAAATAAATATATAGATGACCCAAGTAAAGTTTTATCAGTTGGGCAAATTATAAAGGTTAGAATAAAAGATGTGGACAAAGATAGAGGAAGAGTAGGCTTAACAAAGAAAGAACAAAATTAGTGAGGAGCAGTATTAGGCAATGTTTATAAAAAAAGATTCCCTACTTTTAAGGATAATTTCATATAATGGGATTGCAATAGTGATTGTTGCTTCAATTATGGCAACCCTTTTTGGAATTATGATTTTTAATGAATTAAATATGAGACTTTTAGATAAATCTCGTGAAAGAACTTTGCTTGTAAACAAGGCTTATTTATATTTTATTGATAAAAGTCGTGAACAATTATATGATGCTTCAAATGATGCAGTGAATTTAATTTTAGTTGATAACAATGACAAGTTAATTCAAAATAGATTGGCTTCAGCAGTGAGGAATCAACTAAGTATAGAATCATACAGTTTATATGGTAAATCATTTATTCAGATAGTTTCTCCTAGAAGAATAATTTTGGGAGAAAGTGGAGATAGAGATATCAAATATGACTTATATAAGAATAATAATATTATTCCTTCAAAAGAATTTTTAGAATATGGTAAAGCAGAATATGTTAGCACAAAAGATGCACTTTATGTCAGAATAGTTCAACCATATAGGTTGTATAAATCGACTGAAAGAAACTACATAGTACTTACATTTCCTTTGACTAATTATAGTTTAACAGAGATAAAAGAGTATGCTTATTTAACAAAGGAGGATAAAGTATTTGTTCTTTCAAAAGACGGATATTTGTATGGAGAGTTGAGCTTAGATAAAGTTGATAACTTTTTTGAAAACTTTAAATTTAATAAAGTTGGTAGAGAATTATCAGATAATAAATATTATTTCTCAGAAAAGAAAATAGGTGATGAATATTATTATTTGGGGATGCTCGCTTTAAAAAATGATGGTAGCAGTGATTATATTGGAGATATAGGGGTTGCTATATCAAAAAATGATTTTGTTGCTATAAAATATATGTTAGCTACTATAATATTAGTTGTTGGAATACTAGCAGTTGTTATAAGTACAACTCTTTGTGCAAGAATTTTTGCTAACCTTTTGAAGCCTTTAAATGCATTGGCAGATAAGACTGAAAAGATAGGTGTAAATGATGAAAAAGATGAAGGAGGAATAGATTTTAAAGAAGAAAATATCTTTGAAATTCGTTCAATTTCTAATTCTTTAAAGTTTATGGCAGAAAGAATAGAGGAAAATGAAAAACTTTTGAAACAAAATAATAATAAACTAAATACAAACTTGAATAGGTTAGTAGCAGTTGAAAAATTATTGATGGGAATAGATATAGTTGGAAGTTTTCCAGAGGGAATAAATGAAGTTTTAAGGGCTTTAACTTCAGAAGTTGGTTTAGGTTATAGCAGAGCTATATATTTAGAATATAGTGTAGAAAAAGATGAACTTTCAGTAAAAAATTATGCTATAAACCCTCATATATTAGCAAATACAGAAAAATATACAGAAGGAATAAATGGTTTTACATTTCAAATCAATAATATAGGAGAAATGATACCTCTTCTAAATATAAAATATGAGCCAGGAGGGATATTCTGGGAAAGTATTGAGTCAGGAAGAATAATCTATTATAATGATAAAGGTTTTAAGTATACCTATGGAAATAAACTGTTTAAAACCCTAGGTTTAAAAAATTTTATGATTTTGCCTATTGCAGATAAAGATATAAAGATAGGTTGTATATTGGTTGATTATTTTGGAAAAGATAATTTGATTTCAGAAGAAGAAGTTGAAGTAAATACATTACTATTAATGAACTTACTAATAAGAATAAAGAATGCTATGACAGAAGAAAGTAAACTTATGAAAGAAAGATATTTAACAATGTCTAAGATTTCTAATAAGTTCATTAAGAATAATAAAAAATTAATTAACAATGTTGAAACTTTTATTGAAAAAATAGCAAATAATGGATATAATAATAAAGATATAGATAAAATAAAACGATATTTAAGAGATGAAAAAAAGAAGAATATTGTTATCAAGGACTCTTTGGATAGTAGTAAAAACAATTTTGTAGTATTTAACTTTGAAAAATTAATAGAAAAAATAGTAAAGAATAGTGAAAAAATTCTAAAAAAATATGGAGTTAATACTTCACTATTTATAGATTTTTCAGGAAATATGTATGGAGATAAAAGAAGAATATATCAAATGTTCATACAAATTTTGAGAAATTCAATAAATGCTATTCTTACTAGAAATAAATTAGATAAAAAGATTAATATAGTTGTTGTAGGGGATAAAAATCATCGTATTATCTTAGAGATAATTGATAATGGTGTAGGAATGACACAGGAGGAAGTCAAAGCAGTTATGAGACCATACTCTGATGCAAAGGGCAATAGTATCATGGGGACAGGACTTATAACTATATATAAAATAGTGAAGGAGCATAATGGACTGATGACTATATCTTCTGAATTAGATGTCGGAACAAAGATAAGAATAATTTTTAATGAATACAGGGAGGAAACAAATCAATGAATGAAAAAGAGTACACAAGTACGCTACATTTACCAAAAACAGACTTTCAAATGAAAGCAAATTTGCCTAATAAAGAGCCTAAGTACATAAAAAAATGGACTGAGGAAAAGATTTATGAAAAAGGCTTAGAAAAAAATAAAAATGGAGAAACTTTTATATTGCATGATGGACCACCTTATGCAAATGGAAATACTCATATAGGACATGCTTTAAATAAGATATTAAAGGATATAATTGTAAAATATAAAACTTTTAGAGGATTTAAATCGCCTTATGTTCCTGGTTGGGATACTCATGGACTACCAATAGAATTAAAGGTTGTAGAAAAACTTGGAGTTGCTAAGGCAAGAGAAATGTCACCTTTAAAGATAAGAGAACTTTGTGAAGAATATGCTAAAAAATGGGTAGGAATACAAAAGGAGCAATTTATAAGATTAGGAGTTTTAGGAGATTGGGATAATCCTTATCTAACTCTTGACCATAGATTTGAAGCTAAACAATTAGAATTGTTTGGAGAAATCTATGAAAATGGGTATATATTTAAAGGTTTAAAACCTGTTTATTGGTCTCCTGCAACAGAAACTGCATTAGCAGAAGCAGAAATAGAATACAAAGATATAGACTCTCCTTCTATATATGTAAGAATGAAAGCTAATAAGGACTTATTAGATAAAATAGGTTTTAATGATGAAGACACTTATGTTTTAATATGGACAACTACTCCTTGGACATTACCAGCAAATGTAGCTATATGTTTGAATGAAAACTTTGACTATGGACTATATAAAACAGAAAAAGGTAATCTAATACTTGCAAAAGATTTAGCAGAAACTGTCTTTAAAGATATAGGAATAGAAAATGCTGAACTTTTAAAAGAATTTAAAGGGAAAGAATTAGAATATACAACATATCAACACCCTTTCTTAGAAAGAACAGGGCTAATAATCTTAGGTGACCATGTTACTGCTGATGCAGGTACAGGAGCAGTTCACACTGCACCAGGACATGGACAAGATGACTATGTTGTTGGTGTTAGATACAAATTACCAGTTATATCTCCAATAGATCATAGAGGTTGCTTAACAGATGAAGCAGGAGATTTATTTAAAGGGCTTTTCTATTCAGAAGCTAATAAAGCTATAGTAAAATATTTAACTGGAACTGGGCATATATTAAAAATGCAAGAAATAAATCACTCATATCCACATGATTGGAGATCTAAAACTCCTATTATATTTAGAGCTACTGAACAATGGTTCATAAGAATGGAAGGTGGAGATTTAAGAGAAAAGACTTTAAAAGCTATTGATAAAATAAACTTTATACCAGCTTGGGGTAAAAATAGAATAGGTTCTATGATGGAAACAAGACCTGACTGGTGTATATCAAGACAAAGAGTCTGGGGAGTTCCTATACCAATATTCTATAATGATGAAACAAATGAAGAAATATTTCATAAAGAAATATTAGATAGAATTTGTGATTTAGTGAGAGAACATGGTTCTAATATTTGGATTGAAAAAAGACCAGAAG
This window of the Fusobacterium simiae genome carries:
- a CDS encoding Tex family protein, which produces MEKIYKTVAEELKIPVDKVENTIKLLDDGATIPFVARYRKEVTGNLDEVQIGDILQKVEYLRNLEERKEEVIRLIEEQGKLTEELRNSIIEAKILQEVEDIYFPYRKKKKTKADIAKERGLEPLAEKFYTVNSLEEIQSLAKDFITEEVPTVEDAIEGAMLIIAQNISEKAEYRERIREIYLKYSIIESKASKKATELDEKKVYNDYYEYSEKVEKMPSHRILALNRGEKEDILTVHLRLEDTDRERIENMILREFPKNDLASTYKEIIKDSLDRLIVPSIEREVRNALTERAEIESIAVFKDNLKNLLLQAPLKEKNVLALDPGYRTGCKVAVIDKYGFYRENTVFFLVEAMHNPRQIKDARDKFLKLVKKYDIDIVSIGNGTASRETETFVANIIKEEKLNVKYLIVNEAGASVYSASKIAAEEFPDLDVTVRGAISIGRRIQDPLAELVKIDPKSIGVGMYQHDVNQSKLDESLDNVISHVVNNVGANINTASWALLSHISGIKKTVAKNIVDYRKENGNFKNRKEILKVKGVGPKAYEQMAGFLVIPEGENILDNTVIHPESYGIAEAILGKIGFDLEKYNNELDVARERLKSFDYKKFAEENNFGLETVKDVYEALLKDRRDPRDDFEKPLLKSDILNIDNLQVGMELEGTVRNVVKFGAFIDIGLKNDALLHISEISNKYIDDPSKVLSVGQIIKVRIKDVDKDRGRVGLTKKEQN
- a CDS encoding ATP-binding protein, coding for MFIKKDSLLLRIISYNGIAIVIVASIMATLFGIMIFNELNMRLLDKSRERTLLVNKAYLYFIDKSREQLYDASNDAVNLILVDNNDKLIQNRLASAVRNQLSIESYSLYGKSFIQIVSPRRIILGESGDRDIKYDLYKNNNIIPSKEFLEYGKAEYVSTKDALYVRIVQPYRLYKSTERNYIVLTFPLTNYSLTEIKEYAYLTKEDKVFVLSKDGYLYGELSLDKVDNFFENFKFNKVGRELSDNKYYFSEKKIGDEYYYLGMLALKNDGSSDYIGDIGVAISKNDFVAIKYMLATIILVVGILAVVISTTLCARIFANLLKPLNALADKTEKIGVNDEKDEGGIDFKEENIFEIRSISNSLKFMAERIEENEKLLKQNNNKLNTNLNRLVAVEKLLMGIDIVGSFPEGINEVLRALTSEVGLGYSRAIYLEYSVEKDELSVKNYAINPHILANTEKYTEGINGFTFQINNIGEMIPLLNIKYEPGGIFWESIESGRIIYYNDKGFKYTYGNKLFKTLGLKNFMILPIADKDIKIGCILVDYFGKDNLISEEEVEVNTLLLMNLLIRIKNAMTEESKLMKERYLTMSKISNKFIKNNKKLINNVETFIEKIANNGYNNKDIDKIKRYLRDEKKKNIVIKDSLDSSKNNFVVFNFEKLIEKIVKNSEKILKKYGVNTSLFIDFSGNMYGDKRRIYQMFIQILRNSINAILTRNKLDKKINIVVVGDKNHRIILEIIDNGVGMTQEEVKAVMRPYSDAKGNSIMGTGLITIYKIVKEHNGLMTISSELDVGTKIRIIFNEYREETNQ
- the ileS gene encoding isoleucine--tRNA ligase, whose amino-acid sequence is MNEKEYTSTLHLPKTDFQMKANLPNKEPKYIKKWTEEKIYEKGLEKNKNGETFILHDGPPYANGNTHIGHALNKILKDIIVKYKTFRGFKSPYVPGWDTHGLPIELKVVEKLGVAKAREMSPLKIRELCEEYAKKWVGIQKEQFIRLGVLGDWDNPYLTLDHRFEAKQLELFGEIYENGYIFKGLKPVYWSPATETALAEAEIEYKDIDSPSIYVRMKANKDLLDKIGFNDEDTYVLIWTTTPWTLPANVAICLNENFDYGLYKTEKGNLILAKDLAETVFKDIGIENAELLKEFKGKELEYTTYQHPFLERTGLIILGDHVTADAGTGAVHTAPGHGQDDYVVGVRYKLPVISPIDHRGCLTDEAGDLFKGLFYSEANKAIVKYLTGTGHILKMQEINHSYPHDWRSKTPIIFRATEQWFIRMEGGDLREKTLKAIDKINFIPAWGKNRIGSMMETRPDWCISRQRVWGVPIPIFYNDETNEEIFHKEILDRICDLVREHGSNIWIEKRPEELIGEELLVKYNLKGLKLRKETNIMDVWFDSGSSHRGVLEVWEGLRRPADLYLEGSDQHRGWFHTSLLTSVASTGDSPYKSVLTHGFVNDGEGRKMSKSLGNTVSPADVIKVYGADILRLWCGSVDYRDDVRISDNILKQMSEAYRRIRNTARYILGNTYDFNPKTDKVAYKDMLEIDKWALNKLEVLKRSVTESYDKYEFYNLFQGIHYFSAIDMSAFYLDIIKDRLYTEKKDSVARRAAQTVMYEVLMTLTKMIAPILSFTAEEIWENLPAETREAESVFLADWYVNNDEYLKPELDEKWQQIIKLRKEVNKKLEKARQGENKIIGNSLDAKVSLHTEDSALKEFIKENLELLETVFIVSDLEVVDSVDENFTDAEEIEKLKIKITHADGEKCERCWKYDKLGTDPEHPTLCPRCTAVLK